Within Sporosarcina sp. PTS2304, the genomic segment AGCTTTATTCGGTGCGTTCAGTGCTGGGAAGTCTTCATTCTCCAATGCATTGATCGGTGAAAAAGTGCTTCCAGTGTCTCCTAATCCGACAACGGCTGCTATTAATCGGATTCGTCCGGTCAGTGATGTCCACGTGCATAATACAGCAGATATTCATCTGAAAGACGAAGCGACGATGACTGAAGATGTCGGTTTATCGTTCGAAGCGTTGGGGATACGCATTACATCATTAGAAGAAGCGTATGCAAAAACTGATGAAGCATTGAAACAACCGCTTGAAGATGAAAATCTGCATATTCATAAATCATTTATTCAAGCGTTCAAAACGGGCTATCCTTTGTATACACCTGCACTTGGAACGACGTTGACAGTAGAGCGTGAAGAGTTTACAAAGTTTGTGGCACAAGAAGAACGCAGCTGTTTCGTAGATTCAATCGATTTCTTCTACGATTGTCCATTGACGCGTCACGGCATTACACTTGTTGATACACCCGGAGCAGATTCGATTAACGCCCGACATACAGATGTAGCATTTGAATATATTCGTAATGCAGATGCGATTTTATTTGTGACGTATTATAATCATGCGTTCGCACGTGCAGATCGTGAATTCCTAATCCAGCTCGGACGGGTGAAGGATGCGTTTGAGTTAGACAAAATGTTCTTTATCGTGAACGCGATTGACTTGGCATCGAATGATGAAGAAGCGGATGAAGTGAAAGGCTTTGTGGCGGGTGAATTGCAGAAGTTCGGGATCCGAAATCCACGGGTGCATGGAATATCCAGTTTGCAAGCACTCGAAGGAAAGGTGACGAACGAGCCTAATCCGTTAATGGTTGATTTTGAAGAGAAGTTTTATGCTTTCCTAGAGCATGATTTACGTGCACAAGTAGTACAGGCTCTGGAAGAAGAAACGACTAAAACGATTGATCGACTTGCTTCTTTAATTGATCGTACGATTCAGAACCGTTCACGTAAGGCGGAAAGACTGGAAGAGTTGGCGATAGCGGAACGAGCGTTGAAAGAGCGATTTGAAAAGAGTGCGAGTGAGATTTTAGTAAAAGCGACGCATGATGAATTGAGTGAATTAGTGTACTATATTTTACAGCGTGTATTTTTGCGTTTCGGTGACTTCTTTAAAGAAGGCTACAGTCCTTCTACATTTGCGAAAAACTCTTCTGATCGTGCACTGAAAATCGCTTTAGCTGAAACGGTCGGTATGGTCGGATTCGATTTAACACAAGAATTGAAAGTGACGAACTTGCGTATTCTACACTACATGAAAAAGCAACTGCTAGAACGTCAGCGTATGGAAGTCCGTGCATTGGCAGAAATGGATTCGTCAATCGTGCCTTCACCATACGAGCCGAACGATCAAGAGATGCTGTCGTTCGAAATTCCGTACGAACAACCGGAAGTCTATAGTGCAGTCAATAAAACGTTTAAAAATCAGAAGTCATTTTTCGAGCGTGGAGACCGTGACATTTTGAAAGCGAAACTGGAAGAACTGTTAAAAGGAGATGCAGCAAGCTATTTGGGTGATCAAAAAGAACGCATTGAAAAGTGGGCCGATCGTTGGATTGAAAATGAAGCAGAAGCCTTGCGTCTGCATTTACTACAGGAAAGCTTAGTGCAAATCGGTTCTGAGCGCACGTTGCTCGATGGTTCAGAGCAATTGGAACAGTGGCAAAGCATTTATGAAAAAATCCGTTTGGAGGAGTTGGTTCAATAATGCAAGTATTCGTGTCGAGTCAAGACGTGAAGACAGAACAGGCGAAGTGGATTGATGCACGCTTTGCCCTGTCAGATGACCAGTACGGTAGTAAAGCTTATGATGAATCACATATCGAAGGCGCTATTCATTGGGATTTGGCGAATGACCTTTCAGATGCATCGATAGAAGGCGGGCGTCATATGCTCCCTTCTAAAGAGCGTCTAACTGAATTATTTCGTACGAGTGGATTGGAATTAGAAGATTTCATTTTGATTTATGATGATGGCGGTAGTCCGTTCGCAACACGTGCGTGGTGGATTTTGCATTATGCAGGATTTAAAAATGTTTATGTAGTGCTTGAAGGGATGAAAGAATTGCAGGCTCTCGGCTTTGCGACAATGAACGACAAGCCACAACCTGTTGCTACTCATGTAGAACCACAGTGGCAAGATGAAATTTACGCCACTAGGGAGGATGTAGCCGAAGTAGTAGCAGGAGATCGTGAAGCCGTGCTGGTTGATGCACGTGCGGCTATTCGATACCGCGGCGAACATGAACCGCTCGATAAACGGGCAGGACATATACCGACGGCTCGTAATTTTGACTGGGAACAATTAAAAGCAGACAAGACGTACGATGTAAAGCAGGCGTCCGATGCGTTAACTAAGCTCGTTCAGAAAAAAGACGATGTCATCGTGTATTGCGGCAGCGGTGTATCAGCGACTCCTTTATTTGCAGCTTTAAAAGAGCTGAACTATCCGAATGTAAGACTATACGTAGGTAGCTTCAGCGACTGGATTTCACACGATGACGCGCCGATTGAAACGCTGTAAAATAGGAGTTGACCAAATTGCGATATGCATTACTCGGTGATATTCACTCATCGCTTCATGATTTAACCGCGGTGCTACATCATATTTCAACTGAAGCCCCGGCAGCGGAAGTAATCGGCATAGGGGACTTATACGAGTGTACCGTGAGTAAAAAAAATCTTCATGGGCAAGTGTATGAATGTGTAGAAGATGTCATCAAACATCCTGACGAGTTGGACACACTACTTACGTTTCCGTCTATTTACGGCAACCAAGAAGAACGTATTTTGCTATTGACGAAGCAAGCTGAGCCGTTGCGAGAGTTTATACGTAGTCTTCCTGAAACATTACGTGCCGGTAACGCTACCGTCATTCACGGTCATCAGTGGAAACCTGAGGATCGTTCTAATTGGATAGACGAACATCTACCGGAAGCGGCCGTCATTATTCACGGACATACTCATCGATCAAGCTATACACAAGACGAACAACTGATTGTGATACAAGGTGACAGTGAAATATCCCTCACAGGAAAGCGTCATATCATTAACGTCGGTGCAGTAGTCCACTCAAAAGAATGGCTGCTGTATGACGACGACAAGCAGACAGTTCGGTTTATGAAAGCGTAAAAAGAACGTACCGATCAGTCGTTTACACAAAACATGCAGAGAAAAGCATTTATTTTTCTCTGCATGTTTTTTACTACCTCTCTTTCACACAACCGTTACACACTATAATGTTAGAAATCATAATCCACACAGTATAAAAAACTTACTTTTTCTGATCCAGTATAGCTTGCCGTGCTAAAACATCAGCCGTCTTATTCGTATGATCTGGAATCCATTTGATAAAAAAGAAATCAAACCTCTCTGCAAGTTGCAAAGCAGTCTTCACATAAGGAGCATATTGCTCATTCTTACTAAACTGTTTCTCCATCGATTGCACAACGATACTAGAATCCGAACGCACTGACACCATGCCGGTCGATAATTTCAATGCTTCTTCCAGCCCACGTACAAGCGCCTGAAACTCCGCGTGGTGATTATTTGTCGGTTCAATCACTTCACTAATTCGCACTTCGTGGCCCTCACCTTTAATATAAATACCAATCCCACTGACTCCCGGATTACCAGCGCTCGCGCCATCTATGTACACTTCTAACAACCCACTCACCATCCTAATCATATAAAAATTCGTAATAACACTTGCAACCCTTCTTCTCTGCACCTAAAATAGAAGGAAGAAAGGTGGGAATTCTTTTCTAATGAATAAAGTATTGATTATGAAAGATATCAATCAACTGCTCGATATATATTGTGAAGGATGCTACGTGAAAAAACAACTCATCCAAGAACGCGGCAAGACAGGAGCTCATCAGTTTTGTATTTCTCAATGTACAGTAGGTGAACAATTACAATTTCTCGGCCGTGAAATTAATAAAATGGGCACTATGTCTAAGTAAATATAAAAAAAGCATCCAGCAAATTCGCTTGGATGCTTTACTAATTTTCATTCAGCTTCTTACCTGCCGAGATGACCTTAAACTTCTTCTTCGAGTGTAGATACATTTGCCGCCTGTGGCCCACGATTTCCTTCGATCACTTCAAAAGAGACTGCTTGACCCTCAGCAAGCGTTTTAAACCCGTCGGATAAAATACCTGTGAAATGAACAAAGACGTCTTCTCCATCGTCCGATTCGATAAAACCATATCCTTTATCACTGCTGAACCACTTTACTTTACCTTGGTGCATGTAAATTCCTCCTCGGCAATTCAGAAATTTAATACGGCCATAATCGAACAGGGAAGTAAAAACTATCCAATCGGGTCGATTCGGCTTCCTACACTATACATGAATCTTCTATATGCGTCAATGGTATGAAG encodes:
- a CDS encoding sulfurtransferase encodes the protein MQVFVSSQDVKTEQAKWIDARFALSDDQYGSKAYDESHIEGAIHWDLANDLSDASIEGGRHMLPSKERLTELFRTSGLELEDFILIYDDGGSPFATRAWWILHYAGFKNVYVVLEGMKELQALGFATMNDKPQPVATHVEPQWQDEIYATREDVAEVVAGDREAVLVDARAAIRYRGEHEPLDKRAGHIPTARNFDWEQLKADKTYDVKQASDALTKLVQKKDDVIVYCGSGVSATPLFAALKELNYPNVRLYVGSFSDWISHDDAPIETL
- a CDS encoding cold-shock protein, which encodes MHQGKVKWFSSDKGYGFIESDDGEDVFVHFTGILSDGFKTLAEGQAVSFEVIEGNRGPQAANVSTLEEEV
- a CDS encoding metallophosphoesterase codes for the protein MRYALLGDIHSSLHDLTAVLHHISTEAPAAEVIGIGDLYECTVSKKNLHGQVYECVEDVIKHPDELDTLLTFPSIYGNQEERILLLTKQAEPLREFIRSLPETLRAGNATVIHGHQWKPEDRSNWIDEHLPEAAVIIHGHTHRSSYTQDEQLIVIQGDSEISLTGKRHIINVGAVVHSKEWLLYDDDKQTVRFMKA
- a CDS encoding zinc-finger domain-containing protein, with the translated sequence MNKVLIMKDINQLLDIYCEGCYVKKQLIQERGKTGAHQFCISQCTVGEQLQFLGREINKMGTMSK
- a CDS encoding ribonuclease HI family protein produces the protein MLEVYIDGASAGNPGVSGIGIYIKGEGHEVRISEVIEPTNNHHAEFQALVRGLEEALKLSTGMVSVRSDSSIVVQSMEKQFSKNEQYAPYVKTALQLAERFDFFFIKWIPDHTNKTADVLARQAILDQKK